The genomic interval ATTCTACCGATGGATGGGATCTGTATTCTGATCACCATTCTCAAGCCATAAAACCATAGTGTATTAGGGTTTATAACGATGTTACATTGTATGTTGAAAGCCAAATTACATCAGGCAAGAGTCACCCATTCCATGACAGATCAGGAAGGTGCTTGCGCGATTGATGGCAATCTGCTGGACATGGCCGGACTCAGGGAATATGAACAGGTACATATTTATAACCTGGAAAGTGGAAAGCGCTTTATCACCTATGTCGTTCGTGGTGAAGAAGGCAGTAATATTATTTCAGTCAACAGTGCCGATGCTCACAAAACCCGCGTGGGTGACCGCATTGTCATTTGTGCCTACGGCTACCTGAAAGATAAAGATCTGGATGGTTTCAAACCCAGAATGCTGTACCTGAACACCGACAATACCGTAAGCCACACCAGTAATTCCATTCCTGTTAAATCCTCCTGATCCGATACATCCGGGCATGATCTGAATCAGCGATGGGCGCAGTCATAACTCTTCAGACTGGTTCCCACCGCTGTTTTGTAATTTAATGACATCAGTTCACTTAGCAATCCAAGGAAAACAAGATGGCGTTAAATCAATCTCCGGCGTGGGATAACCTCGTCGCCCATCAAAAAACGGTCGCCCCCGTGCATCTCAAAGAGCTGTTCCAACAGGATGCAGAGCGCGGCAAACGATTCTCTCTGGAAGCTGCTGGAATCTTTCTGGATTATTCAAAGAACCGCATCACCTCTGAGACCATGGAACTGTTGCTGCAACTGGCACAACAGCAGGGAGTTCCACAACGGATCGAACAGATGTTCTCAGGAGCCTACATTAATGGTTCCGAGCATCGTCCGGTATTACACGTCGCTTTACGTAATCGCTCCAATCGTGCAATTACCGTTGATGGCAGCAATGTCATGGACGAGGTCAATGCCACACTGACGAAAATGCAGAAATTTATTCAAGCCGTCGACAGTGGCGAATTTGCTGGATACACCGGCAAGAAATTACGCACCATCGTCAACATCGGCATTGGCGGCTCTTTTCTCGGCCCCAAAGTTGTGTCAGACGCTCTGAAACCCTACTGGCAGGAAGGTTACGACCTCAAATACATCGCCAATATCGATGGCACCGATGTCGCAGAAACGGTGAAAGGTCTCGACCCTGAAACCACTCTGTTCGTAGTCTGCTCCAAATCCTTCGGCACCATTGAAACCCTTAAAAATGCCCAGGCCTGTCGACAGTGGTTCTATGATTGCGGCGGCAAACCGGAACACGTCAAGCATCACTTTATTGCGGTTTCGACCAACATTCCGGCGGCCACAGAATTCGGCATTGACGAAGCAAACATGTTCCCGATGTGGGACTGG from Gynuella sunshinyii YC6258 carries:
- the panD gene encoding aspartate 1-decarboxylase; translated protein: MLHCMLKAKLHQARVTHSMTDQEGACAIDGNLLDMAGLREYEQVHIYNLESGKRFITYVVRGEEGSNIISVNSADAHKTRVGDRIVICAYGYLKDKDLDGFKPRMLYLNTDNTVSHTSNSIPVKSS